In Quadrisphaera sp. RL12-1S, a single genomic region encodes these proteins:
- a CDS encoding MaoC/PaaZ C-terminal domain-containing protein, giving the protein MSAPKLSEVSVGDVVGSTTVHLTRADLLRYADASGDHNPIHASDEVARSVGLPGVIAHGMLTMGAAVRVVVDWAGDPGAVVDYGTRFTGQVPVDAEAGADLEVTASVGAVDAEAGTARVDIAATCGGTRVLGRARAVVRLPA; this is encoded by the coding sequence GTGAGCGCACCGAAGCTCTCCGAGGTGTCCGTGGGGGACGTCGTCGGCTCCACGACCGTCCACCTGACGCGCGCGGACCTGCTCCGCTACGCGGACGCCAGCGGCGACCACAACCCCATCCACGCCTCCGACGAGGTGGCGCGCTCCGTGGGCCTGCCGGGCGTGATCGCCCACGGGATGCTGACCATGGGTGCCGCCGTCCGCGTCGTCGTCGACTGGGCGGGAGACCCGGGGGCCGTCGTCGACTACGGCACGCGCTTCACCGGGCAGGTCCCCGTGGACGCCGAGGCCGGAGCCGACCTCGAGGTGACCGCGTCGGTGGGCGCCGTGGACGCCGAGGCCGGCACCGCCAGGGTCGACATCGCCGCGACCTGCGGCGGTACCCGCGTGCTCGGTCGCGCCCGCGCCGTGGTCCGCCTGCCCGCCTGA
- a CDS encoding FAS1-like dehydratase domain-containing protein — protein MPNPADQVGRTWPPGDTYEVTRAAIAAFAEATGATHPAHVDVDAARALGHADVVAPPTFLVGLAQSSDARFVEDPASGVDFSRVVHGEQRFTHHRPAVAGDRLVAALTVESVRRMAGNDLVTTRNEITTVDGEPVCTSTSMLVVRGE, from the coding sequence GTGCCGAACCCCGCCGACCAGGTCGGCCGCACGTGGCCGCCCGGAGACACCTACGAGGTGACCCGGGCGGCCATCGCTGCGTTCGCCGAGGCCACGGGGGCCACGCACCCCGCCCACGTCGACGTCGACGCCGCCAGGGCCCTCGGCCACGCGGACGTGGTCGCCCCGCCGACCTTCCTGGTCGGCCTCGCCCAGTCCAGCGACGCCCGCTTCGTGGAGGACCCGGCCTCCGGCGTCGACTTCTCCCGCGTCGTGCACGGCGAGCAGCGGTTCACGCACCACCGCCCGGCCGTCGCCGGAGACCGCCTGGTGGCGGCGCTGACCGTGGAGTCCGTCCGCCGCATGGCCGGCAACGACCTGGTGACCACGCGCAACGAGATCACCACCGTCGACGGAGAGCCGGTCTGCACGTCCACGTCCATGCTCGTCGTGCGGGGGGAGTGA
- the rpmG gene encoding 50S ribosomal protein L33: MASKSTDVRPKITLACTECKERNYITKKNRRNDPDRLEMKKFCPRDGRHTTHRETR; encoded by the coding sequence GTGGCCAGCAAGTCGACCGACGTCCGGCCGAAGATCACGCTCGCGTGCACCGAGTGCAAGGAGCGGAACTACATCACCAAGAAGAACCGGCGCAACGACCCGGACCGCCTGGAGATGAAGAAGTTCTGCCCGCGCGACGGCCGCCACACCACCCACCGCGAGACCCGCTGA